A single window of Blochmannia endosymbiont of Camponotus nipponensis DNA harbors:
- the xthA gene encoding exodeoxyribonuclease III, translated as MKFVTFNINGLRARMHQLNKIIFQLQPDVICLQETKVHDDSFPIEEILQNGYHVYYYGQKKYHGVALLLRQIPLTIIHGLTNDDDLSQKRIIIADIMTSIGILTIINAYFPQGENKNHPEKFLYKKRFYKNLQNYIERTYHSNSLLLIIGDMNISPTDFDVGISEENKKRWLMSGRCSFLPEERTWINRLMNWGLIDIYRNMHPYHDKRYSWFSYRSHGFDKNNGLRIDLILATRSLVNRCKNCEINYDIRSMQRPSDHAPVWADFDL; from the coding sequence ATGAAATTTGTTACTTTTAATATCAATGGATTACGTGCTCGTATGCATCAATTAAATAAAATTATCTTTCAATTACAACCTGACGTAATTTGCCTACAAGAAACTAAAGTACATGATGATTCTTTTCCTATAGAGGAAATATTACAAAATGGTTATCACGTATATTACTATGGACAAAAAAAATACCATGGTGTTGCATTGCTTCTTCGCCAAATTCCTTTAACTATTATTCATGGGCTTACTAATGATGATGATCTATCTCAAAAACGCATCATCATTGCTGATATTATGACATCAATAGGTATATTAACTATTATTAACGCTTATTTTCCTCAAGGAGAAAATAAAAATCATCCAGAAAAATTTTTGTATAAAAAACGTTTTTATAAAAATTTGCAAAACTACATAGAACGTACCTATCACAGTAATTCATTATTACTAATTATAGGCGATATGAATATTAGTCCTACAGATTTTGATGTTGGTATTAGCGAAGAAAATAAAAAACGTTGGCTTATGTCAGGACGATGTTCTTTCTTACCAGAAGAAAGAACATGGATCAATCGTTTAATGAACTGGGGTTTAATAGATATATATCGAAATATGCACCCCTATCATGACAAACGTTATTCTTGGTTCAGTTATAGATCGCATGGATTTGATAAAAATAATGGTTTACGTATTGATTTGATATTGGCAACACGCTCTTTGGTAAATCGTTGTAAAAATTGTGAGATAAATTATGATATTCGTAGTATGCAAAGACCGTCTGATCACGCTCCAGTATGGGCAGATTTTGATCTTTAG